The following coding sequences are from one Cystobacter fuscus DSM 2262 window:
- a CDS encoding SPFH domain-containing protein, translating into MDILQDLGGGFLLGALAWFVVRCILTGFFTVDQSERAVKVRLGRAVRLAGEPTTREGPVSEGLARTDEERYVYPQLEVIQPGGPYFKWPWEKVIKVSVSTQTLSMAYDPESPDANEGGTVLDAVTKDQLNTGLTGQLRYRISEQNLYAYLFAVKNPIAHAMGYFISILRERIASFEAPPPPAQEGTLEAVEASVVSGVSINDLRKNLRDLNEHMDRECRGSLSRYGLVLDASLITGIDPPAEVESALAAINTAHNHVSSDISLAQAAADQKIVQSRRAVEIETLKAHAEVEPLNALAEQLTVLKSSGPGALQAYLRNTRLGLFSKASQVVLGVKP; encoded by the coding sequence ATGGACATACTTCAAGATCTGGGCGGTGGATTCCTGCTGGGCGCGTTGGCCTGGTTCGTGGTGCGCTGCATCCTCACGGGCTTCTTCACCGTGGATCAGAGCGAGCGCGCGGTGAAGGTGCGCTTGGGCCGGGCGGTGCGGCTGGCGGGAGAGCCCACGACGCGCGAGGGGCCGGTCAGCGAGGGGCTGGCGCGCACCGACGAGGAGCGCTACGTCTACCCCCAGCTGGAGGTCATCCAGCCCGGTGGGCCGTACTTCAAGTGGCCCTGGGAGAAGGTGATCAAGGTCTCGGTGTCCACGCAGACGCTCAGCATGGCGTACGATCCGGAGTCCCCGGACGCCAACGAGGGCGGCACGGTGCTCGACGCGGTGACCAAGGATCAGCTCAACACCGGGCTCACCGGCCAGCTGCGCTACCGCATCTCCGAGCAGAACCTCTATGCGTACCTGTTCGCGGTGAAGAACCCCATCGCGCACGCCATGGGCTACTTCATCTCCATCCTGCGCGAGCGCATCGCCAGCTTCGAGGCGCCGCCCCCGCCCGCCCAGGAGGGCACGCTGGAGGCCGTGGAGGCCTCGGTCGTCTCCGGGGTCTCCATCAATGATCTGCGCAAGAACCTGCGCGACCTCAACGAGCACATGGACCGGGAGTGCCGGGGCAGTCTGTCGCGCTACGGCCTCGTCCTGGATGCCTCGCTCATCACCGGCATCGATCCGCCCGCGGAGGTGGAGTCGGCGCTCGCGGCGATCAACACCGCGCACAACCACGTCTCCTCCGACATCAGCCTCGCGCAGGCGGCGGCGGACCAGAAGATCGTCCAGTCGCGCCGGGCCGTGGAGATCGAGACCCTCAAGGCCCATGCGGAGGTGGAGCCCCTCAACGCCCTGGCCGAGCAGCTCACCGTGCTCAAGAGCAGCGGGCCGGGCGCGCTCCAGGCCTACCTGCGCAACACCCGCCTCGGCCTCTTCTCCAAGGCGAGCCAGGTGGTGCTGGGGGTGAAGCCATGA
- a CDS encoding ATP-binding protein — protein MNAPRLQPWHRLLSLRVLVPLLLLAYACAFGVTTLHRNLRQREKQVEDKSREEMTLQMISLRGTLEYLLGTGQLDATRQVVSTLGANSLLSAAFLVDEHGVILAALQSSWVGRPVRGLWPDWTSAEVTARRDAVQARREGAVWVSADGHRVEGAYPLVLGPGDTPRRMGLIYLQQDLSLLKAEQRYRAERYALRSSLMQAAVAGLMGVFFHFVLGRRVQRLESAARRLAAGELHVRSGLRGMDEVGRLGQAFDEMAERISQDQEALRRSETSFRTLIERAPDAIFVHRARRVLFANPAAAALLGHEREDTLRGIEVRELLMPGELDPLTQAPLTEAMREMHLRHRQGHAVLGEVVTFSIPFEGEPAWVSIARDVTERRQVQEKLRSTDRMVSLGTLAAGVAHELNNPLSYVLSNLRFALDELNERLGEGQPMSDEQAREILQALQESLEGGERMRNIVRDLRSFSRREDERQGPVDIHAVLDSCASLARGELRHRAQLVKEYGQIPPVLGNESRLGQLFLNLLVNAAQAIPEGDAKGQCVRLTTGQATDGWVEIAVQDTGVGIPPENLQRLFKPFFTTKPVGVGTGLGLSICHGIVTSMGGRIEVSSEVGKGTTFRVFMPTAPSPSTAPSVASSAS, from the coding sequence ATGAATGCGCCGAGACTCCAGCCATGGCACCGGCTCCTGTCGCTCCGTGTGCTCGTCCCCCTCCTGCTGCTCGCCTATGCCTGTGCCTTCGGTGTCACGACCCTGCATCGCAACTTGCGGCAGCGCGAGAAGCAGGTGGAGGACAAATCCCGCGAGGAGATGACCCTGCAGATGATCTCCCTGCGCGGCACGCTCGAGTACCTCCTGGGCACCGGGCAGCTCGACGCGACCCGACAGGTCGTCTCCACACTCGGGGCCAACTCCCTGCTGAGCGCGGCGTTCCTCGTCGATGAGCACGGCGTGATTTTGGCCGCCCTCCAGTCCTCCTGGGTAGGCCGGCCGGTGCGCGGCCTCTGGCCGGACTGGACGAGCGCGGAGGTCACCGCCCGGCGCGACGCCGTCCAGGCACGCCGCGAGGGCGCGGTGTGGGTGAGCGCGGATGGCCACCGGGTGGAGGGCGCCTATCCCCTGGTGCTCGGGCCGGGCGACACGCCCCGCCGGATGGGCCTCATCTATCTCCAGCAGGATCTGTCGCTGCTCAAGGCCGAGCAGCGCTACCGGGCCGAGCGCTACGCGCTGCGCTCGAGCCTGATGCAGGCGGCGGTGGCCGGGTTGATGGGCGTGTTCTTCCACTTCGTGTTGGGGCGGCGGGTGCAGCGCCTGGAGAGCGCCGCCCGCCGGCTCGCCGCGGGGGAGCTGCACGTGCGCTCGGGGCTCCGGGGCATGGACGAGGTGGGACGGCTTGGCCAGGCGTTCGACGAGATGGCCGAGCGCATCAGCCAGGATCAAGAGGCCCTGCGGCGCTCGGAGACGAGCTTCCGCACCCTCATCGAGCGCGCGCCGGACGCCATCTTCGTGCACCGGGCCCGACGCGTGCTCTTCGCCAACCCGGCGGCCGCGGCCCTGCTGGGCCACGAGCGGGAGGACACGCTGCGGGGCATCGAGGTGCGCGAGTTGCTCATGCCCGGAGAGCTGGATCCGCTCACCCAGGCGCCCCTGACGGAGGCCATGCGCGAGATGCACCTGCGGCACCGCCAGGGCCATGCGGTGCTCGGCGAGGTGGTGACCTTCTCCATCCCCTTCGAGGGTGAGCCGGCCTGGGTGTCCATCGCCCGCGACGTCACCGAGCGCCGGCAGGTGCAGGAGAAGTTGCGCTCCACGGATCGCATGGTGTCGCTCGGCACGCTCGCCGCGGGCGTGGCCCACGAGCTCAACAACCCCTTGTCCTACGTGCTGAGCAACCTGCGCTTCGCGCTGGACGAGCTGAACGAGCGGCTCGGCGAGGGCCAGCCGATGTCGGACGAGCAGGCCCGGGAGATCCTCCAGGCGCTGCAGGAGTCGCTCGAGGGTGGCGAGCGCATGCGCAACATCGTGCGCGACCTGCGCAGCTTCTCGCGCCGGGAGGACGAGCGGCAGGGGCCGGTGGACATCCACGCGGTGCTCGACTCGTGCGCGAGCCTGGCCCGGGGCGAGCTGCGCCACCGCGCCCAGTTGGTGAAGGAGTACGGGCAGATTCCTCCCGTGCTCGGCAACGAGTCCCGGCTCGGACAGCTCTTCCTCAACCTGCTCGTCAACGCCGCCCAGGCCATCCCGGAGGGGGACGCCAAGGGGCAGTGCGTCCGGCTCACCACCGGCCAGGCGACGGACGGGTGGGTGGAGATCGCGGTGCAGGACACGGGGGTGGGCATTCCCCCCGAGAACCTGCAGCGCCTGTTCAAGCCCTTCTTCACCACCAAGCCCGTGGGCGTGGGCACGGGGCTGGGGCTGTCCATCTGCCATGGCATCGTCACGTCGATGGGCGGGCGCATCGAGGTGTCGAGCGAGGTCGGCAAGGGCACCACGTTCCGCGTCTTCATGCCCACGGCGCCCTCCCCGTCCACCGCTCCGTCCGTCGCCTCGTCCGCGTCATGA
- a CDS encoding sensor histidine kinase — translation MTVQLLQAVQLSWSPSLRVTRAGGDCESVLRRPASEMVDRPLEVVLGTTAEKVRALDALAREDRRAVEFLPGTFGAQDPVPLRLALGLEAGEASAVVLDLRALLQDAPPVQLSGLASQLSHELRNPLSSVKMAVQTLARNTGLSERDQRRLTIANREVRTLERMLWLLSEYARDSTPTLEPHAARTLLEEAAAVVAPELAERQVEVRVTESAEVPRVRMEPGRLRPVLAQVLLNVAMGQASGTQVPVTIHPGPPGRVRVVLEDTAGTLSEEERGSLFVPFESSLARGAGLSLAALRRVMVHQGGDVSAEAGPHGGTVFTLTFTV, via the coding sequence ATGACCGTCCAGCTGCTGCAAGCCGTCCAGTTGTCCTGGTCTCCGAGTCTGCGCGTGACCCGCGCCGGAGGGGACTGCGAGAGCGTGCTGCGCCGCCCCGCCTCGGAGATGGTGGATCGCCCCCTCGAGGTGGTGCTGGGAACCACCGCCGAGAAGGTCCGGGCACTCGACGCCCTGGCGCGCGAGGACCGCCGGGCGGTGGAATTCCTGCCGGGCACGTTCGGCGCCCAGGATCCGGTGCCGTTGCGGCTGGCGCTCGGGCTGGAAGCGGGTGAGGCCAGCGCGGTGGTGTTGGACTTGCGGGCCCTCTTGCAGGACGCCCCGCCGGTGCAGCTCTCCGGACTCGCCTCGCAGCTCAGCCACGAGCTGCGCAACCCCTTGAGTTCCGTGAAGATGGCGGTGCAGACGCTGGCGCGCAACACGGGCCTGTCCGAGCGGGATCAACGCCGGCTGACCATCGCCAACCGGGAGGTGCGCACCCTGGAGCGCATGCTGTGGCTCTTGTCCGAGTACGCCCGGGACAGCACCCCCACCCTGGAGCCGCATGCCGCGCGCACCCTCTTGGAGGAAGCCGCGGCCGTGGTGGCGCCGGAGCTGGCCGAGCGCCAGGTGGAAGTGCGCGTGACGGAGAGCGCGGAGGTGCCGCGCGTGCGGATGGAGCCCGGAAGGCTGCGGCCCGTGCTCGCCCAGGTGCTGCTCAACGTGGCCATGGGCCAGGCGTCGGGCACCCAGGTGCCGGTGACCATCCACCCGGGCCCACCGGGGCGGGTGCGCGTGGTGCTGGAGGACACGGCCGGCACGCTCTCCGAGGAGGAGCGCGGCTCGCTTTTCGTCCCCTTCGAGAGCAGTCTGGCACGAGGTGCGGGCTTGTCGCTCGCGGCCCTGCGCCGTGTGATGGTGCACCAGGGGGGCGATGTGTCCGCCGAGGCTGGACCCCATGGGGGCACGGTCTTCACCCTTACCTTTACGGTCTGA
- a CDS encoding sigma-54-dependent transcriptional regulator: protein METLLIVDDDLSLLESLKMHFEDIEHDGAPRYQVVTATRAAEGLRMAEEAQPSVVILDMKLPDRTGLDIIEEMKDLCGDARIILVTAFHDMETTIRAMKAGAFDYIHKPFPDLAALDIVVARALEYRQLSRRAATVNVESAAARLGDIVGTSPLMQQLVKEIGKVAGSHATVLIHGESGTGKELIARVIHNYSYDEVKPFIGINCSAIVDTLLESELFGHEKGAFTGASSVKPGKFEIAEDGTIFLDEIGDMSLMLQAKLLRVLQEREFERVGGVKRIKLRARVIAATHRHLADEVAAGRFREDLYQRLKVITLQLPPLRERREDIPPLVHHLLERINEKVHKRVTRVPPEVLEHLTRLPWRGNVRELENVLTRAVVLAPGEVLLAESLPALEPTPSEHGHGPGPSTANGLPNFLASPIADPNLIPTLEEAERMLIELTLNVTKGHKGKTCQILGISRPTLERKLQKYGVRQDHQP from the coding sequence ATGGAGACGCTTCTCATCGTCGACGACGACCTGTCGCTGCTCGAATCCTTGAAGATGCACTTCGAGGACATCGAGCACGACGGGGCGCCTCGCTACCAGGTGGTGACGGCCACACGCGCCGCCGAGGGCCTGCGGATGGCGGAGGAGGCCCAGCCGAGCGTCGTCATCCTCGACATGAAGCTGCCGGACCGCACGGGCCTGGACATCATCGAGGAGATGAAGGACCTGTGCGGCGACGCGCGCATCATCCTCGTGACGGCCTTCCATGACATGGAGACCACCATCCGGGCGATGAAGGCCGGCGCCTTCGACTACATCCACAAGCCCTTCCCGGACCTGGCGGCCCTGGACATCGTGGTGGCGCGCGCCCTGGAGTACCGGCAGCTGTCGCGCCGCGCCGCCACGGTGAACGTGGAGAGCGCCGCGGCGCGCCTGGGCGACATCGTGGGGACGAGCCCCCTCATGCAGCAGCTCGTCAAGGAGATTGGCAAGGTGGCCGGCAGCCACGCCACCGTGCTCATCCACGGCGAGAGCGGCACCGGCAAGGAGCTCATCGCCCGCGTCATCCACAACTACTCCTATGACGAGGTGAAGCCCTTCATCGGCATCAACTGCTCGGCCATCGTGGACACGCTCCTGGAGAGCGAGCTGTTCGGCCACGAGAAGGGCGCCTTCACGGGCGCCAGCTCCGTGAAGCCCGGCAAGTTCGAGATCGCCGAGGATGGCACCATCTTCCTGGATGAAATCGGCGACATGTCGCTGATGCTCCAGGCCAAGCTCCTGCGCGTGCTCCAGGAGCGCGAGTTCGAGCGCGTGGGCGGCGTCAAGCGGATCAAGCTGCGCGCCCGCGTCATCGCCGCCACCCACCGCCACCTGGCGGACGAGGTGGCCGCGGGGCGCTTCCGCGAGGACCTCTACCAGCGCCTCAAGGTCATCACCCTGCAGCTCCCCCCGCTGCGCGAGCGGCGCGAGGACATCCCCCCGCTGGTGCACCACCTGCTCGAGCGCATCAACGAGAAGGTGCACAAGCGCGTCACCCGCGTGCCCCCGGAGGTGCTCGAGCACCTCACGCGCCTGCCCTGGCGCGGCAACGTGCGCGAGTTGGAGAACGTGCTCACGCGCGCCGTGGTGCTCGCCCCGGGCGAGGTGCTGCTCGCCGAGAGCCTCCCCGCCCTCGAGCCCACCCCCTCCGAGCACGGCCACGGCCCGGGCCCCTCCACCGCCAACGGCCTGCCCAACTTCCTCGCATCCCCCATCGCCGACCCCAACCTCATCCCCACCCTGGAAGAGGCGGAGCGGATGCTCATCGAGCTCACCCTCAACGTCACCAAGGGCCACAAGGGCAAGACGTGCCAGATCCTCGGCATCAGTCGCCCCACGCTCGAGCGCAAGCTCCAGAAGTACGGTGTCCGACAAGATCATCAGCCGTAG
- the mrpC gene encoding Crp/Fnr family transcriptional regulator MrpC, which produces MHGFNRPLGPIGSNVVAPIQTTSSGMLVTANKLVPGQEAIDFKGYFKVESFPHNSVIYRPGDTTDRVYLLKSGRVRLMRLGKNSSRSVVSILRAGDLFGELFRPEGTPVEEMAIASGEAEVWSIEGRDFRAQLEARPALAVDVVRAYAERVRSLRKRVLGLTFKEVPARLADTLLTLAEAHGERCPHGGETDLRGITQQDLADLVGASRSFVSTLINEMKRDGVLGNVGRILCIRDQKALRKLASKEK; this is translated from the coding sequence ATGCACGGTTTCAATCGCCCCCTCGGTCCCATCGGTTCCAACGTCGTCGCCCCCATCCAGACCACGAGCTCCGGCATGCTCGTCACCGCCAACAAGCTGGTGCCCGGTCAGGAGGCGATCGACTTCAAGGGCTACTTCAAGGTTGAGTCCTTCCCCCACAACTCCGTCATCTACCGCCCCGGCGACACGACGGACCGCGTGTACCTGCTCAAGAGCGGGCGCGTGCGCCTGATGCGGCTGGGCAAGAACAGCTCGCGCTCGGTGGTGAGCATCCTGCGCGCGGGGGACTTGTTCGGCGAGCTGTTCCGTCCGGAGGGCACGCCGGTCGAGGAGATGGCGATCGCGTCGGGCGAGGCCGAGGTGTGGAGCATCGAGGGACGTGACTTCCGCGCGCAGCTCGAGGCGCGGCCGGCCCTGGCGGTGGACGTGGTGCGCGCCTACGCCGAGCGCGTGCGCTCGCTGCGCAAGCGCGTGCTGGGACTGACCTTCAAGGAAGTGCCGGCCCGTCTGGCCGACACCCTGCTCACCCTGGCCGAGGCCCACGGCGAGCGCTGCCCGCACGGCGGCGAGACGGACCTGCGCGGCATCACCCAGCAGGACCTGGCGGACCTGGTGGGCGCCTCGCGCTCCTTCGTCTCCACGCTCATCAACGAGATGAAGCGCGATGGCGTGCTCGGCAACGTGGGCCGCATCCTCTGCATCCGCGACCAGAAGGCGCTGCGCAAGCTGGCCTCCAAGGAGAAGTAG
- a CDS encoding MutS-related protein encodes MRGPVTTPALSDSALPDRTYTERRTAAEAELRRLDTVSARYANLRAVVFTAGAAVAVAVMFGRLPRTGWWAVGVALLGYVVLAVLHHQVFLREARQRQFVQLNARGLARLTRGWHDFPERGERFLSGSHLYAADLDVFGQGSVFQLMNETATRAGEERLAAWLSAPATASEVRTRQEAARELIPRLGFRQEVCVEARTVAREKADPALFITWAESGPMLTEIQWARPVALLLPPITLTLFVLGQLELLPGWAWWLGLFAQLGVVMLTRGRLQAMEERMSAGERGFVRYAPVFERVERERFEHPELRRIQGGMQREAREPVSAHLKRFSFLYSFAELKRHQFHPLVHLFTLWDVHAMFALERWKQRHGAQVRGWFEALAELEALSCLAGLAYDRPRFIWPTLEETGPRVKAEGMGHALLDAPVLNDVELPGPGCALLLTGSNMSGKTTLLRALGLNTVLALAGAPVCARAFSVSPVQVLTSMRVKDSLERGVSYFYAEVQRIKAVLDAASAARGQALFLLDEILLGTNTRERQIASREVLRLLLATGASGGVTTHDLSLASLAEEYAGRVVNMHFRDHLEDGKMVFDYQLRPGVVDTTNALRVLKMAGVPVEDAPSAPLRSTPGESLS; translated from the coding sequence ATGCGCGGGCCCGTGACGACTCCCGCTCTCTCCGACTCCGCCCTCCCTGATCGCACGTACACCGAGCGCCGCACCGCCGCCGAGGCGGAGCTGCGGCGGCTGGACACGGTCAGTGCCCGCTACGCCAACCTGCGCGCCGTCGTCTTCACCGCCGGCGCCGCGGTGGCGGTGGCCGTCATGTTCGGCCGGCTGCCCCGGACGGGGTGGTGGGCCGTGGGGGTGGCCCTGCTCGGCTATGTCGTCCTGGCGGTGTTGCACCACCAGGTGTTCCTGCGCGAGGCGCGGCAGCGACAATTCGTTCAACTCAACGCCCGCGGTCTCGCCCGGCTGACGCGCGGCTGGCACGACTTCCCCGAGCGCGGGGAGCGCTTCCTGTCGGGCTCGCACCTGTACGCGGCGGACCTGGACGTCTTCGGCCAGGGCAGCGTCTTCCAGCTCATGAACGAGACGGCGACACGCGCGGGCGAGGAGCGGCTGGCGGCGTGGCTGTCCGCGCCGGCGACGGCGTCCGAGGTGCGCACCCGGCAGGAGGCGGCGCGCGAGCTCATCCCCCGGTTGGGCTTCCGTCAGGAGGTGTGCGTGGAGGCGCGCACCGTGGCCCGGGAGAAGGCGGACCCGGCGCTGTTCATCACCTGGGCGGAGAGCGGCCCCATGCTCACGGAGATTCAATGGGCCCGGCCCGTGGCGCTCCTGCTGCCCCCCATCACCCTGACGCTCTTCGTGCTGGGACAGCTCGAGCTGCTCCCCGGCTGGGCGTGGTGGCTCGGGCTGTTCGCCCAGCTGGGCGTGGTGATGCTGACCCGGGGGCGGCTGCAGGCCATGGAGGAGCGCATGAGCGCGGGCGAGCGGGGCTTCGTGCGCTATGCCCCCGTCTTCGAGCGCGTGGAACGCGAGCGCTTCGAGCACCCGGAGCTGCGCCGCATCCAGGGCGGCATGCAGCGCGAGGCGCGCGAGCCCGTGTCGGCGCACCTCAAGCGCTTCAGCTTCCTCTACTCCTTCGCGGAGCTCAAACGGCACCAGTTCCACCCGCTGGTGCACCTGTTCACCCTGTGGGACGTGCACGCCATGTTCGCCCTGGAGCGGTGGAAGCAGCGCCATGGCGCCCAGGTACGCGGCTGGTTCGAGGCCCTGGCGGAGCTGGAGGCGCTCTCGTGCCTCGCGGGGCTGGCGTATGATCGGCCGCGCTTCATCTGGCCCACGCTCGAGGAGACGGGTCCCCGGGTGAAGGCGGAGGGCATGGGCCACGCGCTGCTGGACGCCCCCGTGCTCAATGACGTGGAGCTGCCGGGGCCCGGGTGCGCGCTGCTGCTCACCGGCTCCAACATGTCGGGCAAGACGACGCTGCTGCGCGCCCTGGGGCTCAACACGGTGCTCGCCCTGGCCGGCGCCCCCGTCTGCGCGCGCGCCTTCTCCGTCTCGCCCGTCCAGGTGCTCACCAGCATGCGGGTGAAGGACTCCCTGGAGCGGGGCGTGTCCTACTTCTACGCCGAGGTGCAGCGCATCAAGGCCGTGCTGGACGCGGCGAGCGCCGCCCGGGGCCAGGCGCTCTTCCTCCTGGATGAAATCCTGCTCGGCACCAATACCCGCGAGCGGCAGATCGCCTCGCGCGAGGTGCTGCGCCTGCTGCTCGCCACCGGCGCCAGCGGCGGCGTCACCACGCACGACCTGTCCCTGGCCAGCCTCGCCGAGGAGTACGCCGGCCGGGTGGTCAACATGCACTTCCGCGATCACCTGGAGGACGGGAAGATGGTGTTCGACTACCAGCTGCGCCCCGGCGTCGTGGACACCACCAACGCCCTGCGCGTCCTGAAGATGGCCGGCGTTCCCGTGGAGGACGCACCCTCCGCCCCGCTCCGTTCCACTCCGGGTGAAAGCCTCTCCTGA
- a CDS encoding TadE/TadG family type IV pilus assembly protein has translation MSRKNNRPVDGESGQAAVEAALTLPLSIFLILATIQFFLLLQARTMTEYAAFRAVRTGSVKHANCEAMTHAAIAALLPTFARTDSPAALGAAFRNHRDNEYTVGHDSGHTGAIVWIVRERPVLGEIRANEEESFDDPARYTSVADVTRLEARLIFWYPMRIPFANWVLGRMFLAHLGLRDYTADNPLMSPQRAQWGSQTAFRLNGLIGQELLDRASRHQYVFPLQANYAMRMMTPPRRRNFARQNCNPTPEGL, from the coding sequence ATGTCGAGGAAGAACAATCGCCCTGTGGACGGCGAGTCCGGACAGGCGGCGGTGGAAGCGGCGCTTACGCTCCCGTTATCGATCTTCCTGATCCTGGCGACGATCCAATTCTTCCTGTTGCTCCAGGCGCGCACGATGACGGAGTACGCGGCGTTTCGCGCCGTGCGTACCGGCAGCGTGAAGCACGCCAACTGCGAGGCGATGACCCACGCGGCCATCGCGGCGCTGCTGCCCACCTTCGCCCGGACGGACTCGCCCGCGGCGCTGGGCGCGGCGTTTCGCAACCATCGGGACAACGAGTACACGGTCGGCCATGACTCGGGACACACCGGCGCCATCGTGTGGATCGTGCGCGAGCGGCCCGTGCTCGGGGAGATCCGCGCCAACGAGGAGGAGTCCTTCGATGATCCGGCGCGCTACACCAGCGTGGCGGACGTGACGCGCCTGGAGGCCCGGCTCATCTTCTGGTACCCGATGCGCATCCCCTTCGCCAACTGGGTGCTCGGCCGCATGTTCCTGGCCCACCTGGGGCTGCGCGACTACACCGCCGACAACCCGCTCATGTCCCCCCAACGGGCACAGTGGGGCAGTCAGACGGCCTTCCGGCTCAACGGCCTCATCGGGCAGGAGCTGCTCGATCGCGCCAGCCGCCATCAATACGTCTTCCCACTCCAAGCCAACTACGCCATGCGCATGATGACGCCCCCGCGTCGCAGGAACTTCGCCCGGCAGAACTGCAATCCGACCCCGGAGGGGTTGTGA